In Zea mays cultivar B73 chromosome 7, Zm-B73-REFERENCE-NAM-5.0, whole genome shotgun sequence, the following proteins share a genomic window:
- the LOC103632049 gene encoding protein MATERNALLY EXPRESSED GENE 2-like, with protein MEYRKRVDALVFFSLLLLGYFAAHAHGKGHFTDDVGVSIPAKEGIMQGNRARCAKGFPPCEDNKCYYCIGGRTHARYSTLVECSHACF; from the exons ATGGAGTACAGAAAGAGGGTGGATGCGCTAGTGTTTTTCTCGTTACTTCTCCTCGGATACTTTGCTGCTCATGCACATGGGAAGG GTCATTTCACAGATGATGTCGGTGTTTCTATTCCAGCTAAAGAAGGAATTATGCAAGGAAACAGAGCACGATGCGCTAAAGGGTTTCCTCCATGCGAAGATAACAAGTGCTACTACTGCATTGGGGGGCGAACTCATGCTCGCTACTCTACGCTGGTTGAGTGTAGTCATGCTTGCTTCTAA